The stretch of DNA TGGACCGCCGCGAACGGGTCGTACGCCGAGCTCGCCACCGTGCGCGCCTCGGACCTGATCCCCGTGCCGGACGGGGTGTCGGACGAGACGGCCGCGGCGATCCCGATGCAGGGCATCACCGCCCACTACCTGGTCACCTCGACCGTGGAGCTGCGACCGGGGGACGACGTGCTGCTGCACGCCGCGGCCGGCGGAGTGGGTCTGCTCGCGACGCAGCTCGCCACGCTGCGTGGCGCACGGGTGATCGGCACGGTGGGCACCCCCGCCAAGGAGGAGCTGGCGCGCCAGGCCGGAGCGGCGGACGTGATCCGGTACCGGGAGCTCGACGACCTGACGCGACAGCTCCCGGCACTCGTCCGCGAGCTGACGTCGGGGGTCGGTGTGCGTGCGGCGTACGACTCCGTCGGCAAGGACACCTTCGACGCCTCCTTGGCCAGCGTGCGGCCTCGGGGGACGCTGGTGCTGTTCGGTGCGTCGTCCGGACCGGTGCCGCCCGTCGACCCGCAGCGCCTGAACGCCGCGGGCTCGGTGTACCTCACGCGGCCCTCGCTCGGCGCCTACACCGCCACGCGCGAGGAGCTGCTGGGCCGCACCGACGAGCTGTTCGCCCTGCTCGCGGACGGACGGCTGTCGGCCCGGATCGGGGCCAGGTTCCCCCTGCGGGACGCCGCCGACGCCCATCGAGCTCTCGAAGGTCGCCGCACCACGGGCAAGGTGCTGCTCACGCTCTGAGGCTCGCTGCCGGCGCTCGCGGTGGGCAGCGGTGCTGCCTCAGCCCCGGTCGCCCCGCGCCAGCTGCCGCTCGACCCGCCTGTCCGGGACCAGCCACAGCAGTGCGACCCCGGCGTAGAGGGCGATGGAGACCCACGGCTCCACGAAGGCCATGCCGACCCCCGCGGCGTAGACGAACGGCGAGATCCGCCCCTTGAGATCCGCACCGACCGCCAGCGCGAGCGTGGACCGCGGACCTTCGAGGGCGATGATCCGGCCCTGCAGCACCCAGTAGGCGATCGCTGCACACAGCGCCACCACCCCGTACGCCGCCGTCGGCACCGCCACCGCGTGGTTCTCGCCGAGCCACGCGGTGGTGAACGGGAACAGGGACAGCCAGAACAGCAGGTGCAGGTTGGCCCACAGCACCGAGCCGTCGACGCGACGCGCCGCGCCGAGCATGTGGTGGTGGTTGTTCCAGTAGATGCCGAGGTTGACGAAGCTCAGCACGTAGGCCAGGAACACCGGCAGCAGGGGCCGCAGGGCCGCCAGGTCGGTGCTGTGGGGCGCTCGCAGCTCGAGCACCATCACCGTGATCACGATCGCGATCACGCCGTCGCTGAACGCCTCGAGCCGGGTCTTCGACACGGTCGGAGCGTATCCACCGGCCGCTCAGCGGCAGCTCAGGACCGCAGCTCCGCCCCGAACCGCGCCTGCGCCGTCGCCACCACGGCGTTGCGGACCTCCGCCGTCTCGGCCGCCGTCAGGGTCCGGTCGGCGGCCCGGAGCCGAAGCGAGAACGCCAACGACCGCCTGCCTTCCCCGACCTGGTCCCCGACGTAGACGTCGAACAGCCGCACGTCCTCCAGGACGTCGCCCGCGGGGCTGCTCGCCGCGCCGTCCCGCACGGCGGCCAGCACGTCCGCCGCGGGTACGGCGGCGTCGACCACGAGCGCCACGTCCTCCTTGGCCACCGGGAACGTCGATACGGCCTCGGCCTGGACCGGGGCCGACGGCGCGGCGGCGAGCAGAGCGTCGAGGTCGAGCTCGAACGCCACGGCCCTGGCAGGCAGGTCGTGCGCGGCGACGACGGCCGGGTGCAGCTCGCCCGCATGGCCCAGCACACGACCGTCGGCAGCGAGCACGCGGGCGCATCGCCCCGGGTGGAACGGTGCACGGTCCGGCTCGGCTGCCACGTGCACCTCGACGCCGAGGCGCCGGGCCACGACGTCCACCAGGGCGAACGCGTCGGTGTGGTCCGCCCGCCGGGCGGGACCGGTCCAGCCGGCGCGCTCGCGCAGACCCGTGAGCACCGCCGCCAGGTGCCGCGGCTGGTCCGGGAGCGCCGCCGCCAGCTCGTCCAGCTGGTCGTCGGTCGGCAGCGTGCCACCCGGCAGCAG from Cellulomonas sp. NTE-D12 encodes:
- a CDS encoding quinone oxidoreductase, whose translation is MRAVVATAPGGPEVLQVVELPDPEPRPDEAVVAVAAAGVNFIDTYRRSGIYPMRYPHVVGSEGAGRVVALGSSVTGVAVGDRVAWTAANGSYAELATVRASDLIPVPDGVSDETAAAIPMQGITAHYLVTSTVELRPGDDVLLHAAAGGVGLLATQLATLRGARVIGTVGTPAKEELARQAGAADVIRYRELDDLTRQLPALVRELTSGVGVRAAYDSVGKDTFDASLASVRPRGTLVLFGASSGPVPPVDPQRLNAAGSVYLTRPSLGAYTATREELLGRTDELFALLADGRLSARIGARFPLRDAADAHRALEGRRTTGKVLLTL
- a CDS encoding TMEM175 family protein, which translates into the protein MSKTRLEAFSDGVIAIVITVMVLELRAPHSTDLAALRPLLPVFLAYVLSFVNLGIYWNNHHHMLGAARRVDGSVLWANLHLLFWLSLFPFTTAWLGENHAVAVPTAAYGVVALCAAIAYWVLQGRIIALEGPRSTLALAVGADLKGRISPFVYAAGVGMAFVEPWVSIALYAGVALLWLVPDRRVERQLARGDRG